GCTCCGCATAGATCCGGTGCCGGACGTCGAGCATTGAGAAGTCGCGGACGCGATCCGTAAGGGCGTGAATGATTTTGGCCGCGCGGAGCAACACCTGATCGCGCACATCGGGATGATGATCGAGAACGGTGCGGAACACGCCTCGCGGCATCCGTGCGATCACCACGTCAGTATATGCTAGAATTCCGGTCGCGCTGGGCTCGCCATCGATAGCGGCGATCTCGCCGATAAACCCGCCCGCGTCGAGGTCCTTGAACAACACCTCGCGCCCGGAGGCTGCAGGGATCTTCAGGCGTACAACACCGCTCAGGACAAAGAAAACGTCGGTTGTGGCTTCATGATATTCCACGACCCATTCATTGCGGGAATATTTGCGCCAGGTGCATTGCGTGTCCAGGATTGCGATCGCCTGGGGACCGAGCGAACGGAATAGATCGATCTTCGCCAAAGTTTCGCTTCGGCGGCTTGGTCTCACGCCGCGTCTGGAGGGCTCGGAACTCGGGACCGGTGAGCCGGTCACAGCGTCTTCGAGGATCATGCAGTCAAGTCATCCCTTTTACCGGCGCTTCAACAGGAAGCCCGGTGAATCGCCGCCGATATGGCGATCGGTCGGCCATCGTGTAAGTGGCGAGTCTGCCGTGCACTGCCGCTATGCAGAAAATGCGGCTGTCCCGATGCTTTTATGTCACGGTGAGTTCCGTCTATTCGGGTACAGGTCTGGCAACGCCATGACCGATCGGGTAGCCGTCCGCGTTTCACCATGTCGCAGCGGCGTTTGGGGCAAATAGAAAAAATTGCCGCAGGCGGTTCGAGCGGTTGTCCGCCGATCGTTTGGTGAATATCCTGTTAACCGATCCGGTTCGCCGCCAGAGCATCCAATGAGGCCGGATCGTGGAAACGCCAGATCGCCATGACCGATGCTGTTCAGGCTGCATCCGTGCGCGAGGCCGCCTCAGCCGGTTCGGCCGAGGCGTGGTGGCGTCCCGTTGCGCGCAACGCATTCCCGTTCATCGTCGTCGGCATCGCCTGGGAAATCGTGGCGCGGTCCGGCATGTTCCCGCGCAAATTGTTCCCGACGCTGGGCGACATCGCCGAAACATTCTGGGCGCTCACCATCTCCGGTATCCTGCCGCATCACGCCGCTGAAACGATCCTGCGTCTGATCGCGGGATTCGCGCTGGCCGCCGCTGTCGGCGTTCTGATCGGCATCATGATGGGACGCTCGCGGCGCGCCGAGGATTACACGCTGCCGCTGGTGGCTATTCTCGCGCCGATTCCCGGCATTGCGTATGCGCCGTTGTTTCTTCTCTGGTTCGGACTCGGAAATTTCTCAACGATCTTGCTCGTCGCCTTCGTCTCCTCCTTTCCCATCGTGTTCAACACCTGGACCGGCGTGAAAGCCGTGAAGGAAATCTGGCTGCGCTCCGCGCAGGCGATGGGCGCAAATGACCGGCGGTTGTTCCGCCATGTCATCCTGCCCGGCGCATTGCCTTACATCCTCACCGGCTTGCGGCTCGGTCTTGCGCAAGCGTGGCGCGTTCTCGTCGGCGTCGAAATGCTCGCCGCCGTGTCGTGGGGGCTTGGCTGGCTGATCTTCGGCGCCCGCGAATTCCTCAATACCGATGTGATGCTGTGCGGTGTCGCGGTGATCGGCCTGATCGGGCTCGCGCTGGAGAAACTCGTCTTCCAGAAACTGGAAGACTACACGCTGGTGCGCTGGGGGATGATGCGATGACGCTGACGTCCGAACGCCTCACATCGTGGCGCAGAGCGGCAACATCGATTATCGGCGTGCTCGTCCTGTACGAGATCGTGGCGCGCAGCGGCTATTTCCCGGCCGTGCTGTTGCCGCCGTTATCGAAGGTTGTCGTCACATTGTACACCTCGCTGATCGACGGCACGATGCTGCATCACGCGGCTGCGACGCTCTATCGTGTGCTGTTCGGCATGGTGCTTGCGACCATCGTCGCCGTGCCACTCGGCGTATTGATGGCGCGCTTCAAGCCGGTCGAGAATTTCTGCCTGCCGCTTGCCAGCGCATTGATGCCGATCCCTTCGCTCGCCTGGGTCCCGGTTTTCATTCTTTGGTTCGGCCTTGGCAACACGGTCGCGATCCTGATCGTCTTCTATGCCTCGACATTCCCGATCCTGCTCAACACCTGGTCCGGCGTGCGCTCGGTCAATCCTTTGTGGCTGCGAGCAGCGGGCGCGATGGGGGCGGGCGGGCAATCGCTGTTCTGGAAGGTGATGATCCCGGCGGCGTCGCCTTTCATCATCACCGGCATCCGTCAGGCGTTCCTGCGTGCCTGGATCGCCGTTATCGGCGCGGAGTTTCTCGCGGCGTCCGACTTCGGTCTTGGCTGGGTGATCTTCGACGCCAAGGAATTCCTCAATGCCGATCTGATGCTCGCCTCGCTCGCAGTCATCGGTTTCATCGGTTTTGTGTTCGAACGCATCGTCTTCGGATCGGTCGAGAAAGCCACTGTCATGCGATGGGGCATGGTGCGCGCCGCCAAAACTTAGCTTCCGATACTGAGCGACTTTATTGGGAGAAGACATGTCCGAGATTGAAATCCGCGAGGTCTCCCTGAGTTACGACACGCCGGCCGGCCGCGTGCAGGGCGTGCAGGAAGTCTCGCTCGATATCGAGCGGTCGGAATTCCTGTGCCTCGTCGGTCCCAGCGGCTGCGGCAAGTCCACATTGCTGAATATCATTGCCGGTTTCATCCCGCCGAGCGGCGGCGAAATCCGCATCGGCGGCAAGGCGGTGAACGGCCACGGCATGGATCGCGGCGTCGTGTTCCAGGATTTTGCGCAACTCTTCCCGTGGCGCACGGCGCTCGGCAATGTCGCCTTCGGTCTTGAGATGAAGGGCGTTGCCAAGGACGAGCGCGAGAAGATCGCGCGTGAGCAATTGCGTCTCGTGAAACTGGAGAAGTTTGTCGCGTCCTATCCGCATCATCTCTCTGGCGGCATGCAGCAGCGTGTCGCGATTGCGCGGGCGCTCGCTTACAATCCGGCCGTTCTTCTGATGGACGAGCCGTTTGCGGCACTCGATGCCCTGACGCGAGATGACATGCAGCGCCTTCTGGCTGATGTCTGGCATGAGACGAAAAAGACGGTGATCTATGTCACCCACAATGTCGCCGAAGCCGTCTATCTCGCCGATCGCGTGATCATCATGACGCCGCATCCCGGCACGGTGAAATCGGAAATCAGGATCGATTTGCCGCGTCCGCGGGATCCGCTGAGCGTCGAATTCCTCGATTACCAGAAGCGTCTTTTGCGTGAACTAGGACAGGACAAGGCCAACAACTGACACGATAAAGGCGAAAACGCCAAAGGGAGGATAACGCATGACGACCGACAAGAACGGGATCACCCGCCGTCACTATCTCGCCGGCACGGGCGCCGGGCTCGTTGCTGCGGGCCTCGGCATCACGCCCTCCGCTGCGGAGGACATGATGGTGCGGCAAGGTTACCAGACCAACATCTGGGGCATGCCGACCTATTATCTCATGCGGTCCGGCCTCCTTGAAAAACGTGGCGTGAAATTCCAGGAATTCGCGGTGCCGTCCGGCAACCTGACGATGCAGCAGATGGTGGCGCGTCAGGTCGACCTTGGCACCTATGCCGCGCAATCGCTGATCCTTGGTCACGACAAGGGCGGCATGATCGGCATCGCCCAGATCGAATATGTCGGCAAGACCGCCGCCGTGCTGGCGCGCAAGGATCTCAACATCACCAAACTCGAGGAATTGCGCGGCAAGAAGATCGGCAATCAGGTCGGATCATCCGTCGGCAATGTCTTCACCGATACCATCGGCCCGTCGGCCGGCCTGAAAAAAGGCGACTGGCAGGAAGTGCGCATGAACGTCAATGACATGGTCGCGGCGCTGGCTGCCAAGACCATCGATGCCGCGGTGCCCGTCGAGCCCTACAACTCCATCGCCGAGGCGGACGGCATCGCCAATATCGTCACCGACTTCTCGCCCTATGACAGAATGCCGGTCTTCATGGCGGCGACGCCGGATTTCGTCGAGAAGAACCCGAAGGCCATGATCGCTTACCTGCAGGCTTGGCTCGACGTGGCGAAGGATTTCAAGGAACAGCCGAAAAAGGTCGCTGAGGTGATCTACAGCTTCTACACCGAGAAGGGCTACAAGATGTCGCCGGAGACCTTTCAGAAGGCCTTGGCGCGGGTGGAGGTCAATCCCGGTTTTCCAAGCGATCTTGCGCCCTACATGCAGCAGCAGGCGGAAGTCCTCCTGCGCGAGAAAAAAATCTCCGCAATTCCCGATTGGAAGAAGGTGCTGCGGCCGGATTTGATGGAAAAGGCAAGGGCGGCATCGTAATAGTCCTGCCATCTAACAAATCCGCTCGTCCCCGTGCAGGCGGGGACCCAGGCCTCCATGCGACACAGGTCGTGTCATGCTGGGTCCCCGCTTTCGCGGGGACGAACGGACCAATGATGCTTGTGTCTGGAGAATGCCATGTCCGAATCCCCCCTGAAGTCCCGCGCCTCCGATTCCATCCTTTGGAATTTCAAGCTGCTGGCTCACCATGAACTGGCCGGCTTCGGCGGCATGGGCGAGGGCATGTCGATCCAGATGACCAAGGATGGCCGGCGCATCATCTATCTCGCGCATGAAAGCGCGCCGAAGAATTTCACCGGCGTTGATGTCACCGATCCGCGCAATCCGAAGATCGTGGTGCAGACCGAATTGCCCGAGGCCTTCATGCGCTCCAATTCGCTCGAGGTCGTCGGCGACATCATGGCGGTCGCTTACCAGACCCAGAAGGTCGGCCAGAAGCCGGCGGGGTTCGAACTGTTCGACATTTCGGTTCCGGAGAATCCGAAGTCCATCGCGCGTGTCGATCGCTCCGGCCCGCATTCGCGCGGCGCGCACCAGTTGTGGTTCGCCGATGGGGAGTATGTGCACATCGCTTCGGGCGCGCCGGACTTCGAGCCGACCCATCCGCTCGACGACCAGTGCTACCAGATTTTCGATGTGCGCAATCCGTCCAAGCCGGTCGAGGCCGGGCGGTGGTGGATGCCCGGCACGCGCAAGGGCGACGATGTGCCGCCGCCGGTCCGCCACAAGGTGTTCGACATGGGCTTTCGCGCCCACAACACCAATGTCTATCCGCAGCGGCCGGACCGTTGCTATCTCGGCTATATCGATGGCGGCATGTACATCATGGACATTTCCGACATGTCGCGGCCGAAGCCGATCGCCCATTGGGACAACTCGCCGCCCTATCACGGCTTCACGCACACGATCCTGCCGCTGTTCGATCGCGGATTGCTCGTCGTCACCGATGAATCGGTGGTGGACGATGCCGCCGACTGGCCGAAGCTGATCTGGATTCTCGACGGCCGCGACGAAACCAATCCGGTGCCGATTGCGACCTGTCCGCTGCCCTACGACGCCTTCAAGAGCCGTGGCGGGCGTTTCGGCGCGCACAACATCCACGAGAACAAGCCGACGCCGTATACTTGGATGTCCGATCAGGTGGTGATCGGCACGTTCTTCAACGGCGGCATCCGCGCCTACGACATCTCCAATCCCTACCAGCCGAAGGAAATCGCCACCTTCGTGCCGGAAGCCCCCGCGCTGGCGCCGCAGGGCACGATCCAGCTCAACGACGTGTTCGTCGACGAACGCGGCATCGTCTACACCGTCGATCGCCATGTTGGCGGGTTGTATATTCTGGAGATGGGGTTCTAGTTTGGCCCGCAACGGGCAAACACTTTCCGTTCGTCCCCGCGAAAGCGGGGACCCAGAATCTGGATTCCCGCTTGCGCGGGAATGAACGGAGGATGGAAATGAACGATCTCTTCCGCTCAACTGACGCCGGATTGTTCGGGCGCAGGTTGCGCCATGAACGCGGCGCGCGAATTCCTGTGATCGTGGTCACGGGCTTTCTCGGCGCCGGCAAGACAACGCTGGTGAAGAACTTCATCGAGAGCGAGGCGGGCCACGGCACCGCCATCGTCGTCAATGAATTCGGCGCGGCTGGGATCGACGATGCCCTGCTGCGGTCGAGTGCCGACGAGACCGTGCTGCTCGGCAACGGCTGTCTGTGCTGCAACGTGCGCTCCGATCTTCAGGTGGCGTTACGGAAACTGGTGACGGATCGTGAGCGCGGGCTCATCCCGCATTTCCAGCGCGTTGTCATCGAAACATCGGGGCTTGCCGATCCCGGTCCGATCCTGCGCACGTTCGCGACCGACCGCGCGCTTGGCGGTGAATATTATGTCGAGGCTGTCGTCACCGCGGCCGATGCCGTCAACGGCGCAGCGACACTCGATGCATTTCCCGAGGCGCGGCGGCAGGCGATCATGGCCGACACGATTGTCGTGACCAAGACGGACATTGCGTCGTCAGGCCAGGATGCGGCGCTTGTCGCGCAATTGCGGTCGCTCAATCCACGCGCGCGGGTCGTGACGTCGGATCATGGCGATGTCGATGACAGCGTCTTCGCGAGCGATGGTGCTTCATCCTTGCATGACGGTGAGATTTTTATCGCCGAGGCCATGCATGCAGACAGGATCGTCAGCTTCACGCTGACATGGGACCGGCCGCTGGCATGGCCTGTGGTGGCACGGACGATGGAAACGCTGATGGCCCTGCGCGGCAGCGACATTCTGCGCGCCAAGGGCATCCTGAATGTGGAAGGCTGCGCCGGGCCTGTGATCGTGCAATTCGTGCAGCATCTGGCGCATCCGCCCGCTGAACTTCAGACCTGGCCGGATGGCGATCGCATCAGCCGGCTTGTCTTCATCACCCGCAATATCGGCGAACAGGATGTCAAATCGCTGTTTGAGGCGGTCGCCCGGTTGAATCCGTCACCTTGAAGGTGGGGGGTGGCGAGCATGAGCGAGAGGGTGGGGGTACATCGGCGTGACGTTGCACGACGAATGCCGCTGTCCGTCAGAGGATGCGCACGTCTACGAGCATGACAAGGCCGGCCAATGCCACGTAAATAGGAATATTTTCACGTGAAACGCGACTGCAAAGGACTGCATTTTCAAGCGTTTTGCGCCTTTCGTCCTGTCCACATCGGTCCGGCGACAACCAAAACAAAAGGGCCCGGCTGATCGCGCCGGGCCCTTTTTTCAATCCTTCAGAACTTATCCCCGCGTCAGAGCGTTTTTGCCTCCAGAACCCCGCGCATATAGCCGATCGCTCGCGCTGCGCAGGTTGCGCCATCCGGGATATAGATAAACGGCTCGATCGAGGCATCGCCGCGATAGCCGCTCTCATGCAATGCCCGCGCGATGGGTGCGAAGGCGAGTTCGCCTTCGCCGGGTCCGCGGCGGTTCGGATCGTTAAAGTGAATATGGGCGATCAGCCCCGTCGGCACCCATTGCCGGATCAGGTCGGGCACCGATTGCTTTTCCGTCAGCGCCGCGGCCGAGCAATCGATCATCGTGCGGACCGCCGGACTGCCGATCTGGTTCACGATAGCGGCGGCCTCCTCGACGGTGTTGACGAAATTGGCTTCCGGCTGATGCAGCGCCTCGATGCAATAGGT
The genomic region above belongs to Pseudorhodoplanes sinuspersici and contains:
- a CDS encoding Crp/Fnr family transcriptional regulator, coding for MAKIDLFRSLGPQAIAILDTQCTWRKYSRNEWVVEYHEATTDVFFVLSGVVRLKIPAASGREVLFKDLDAGGFIGEIAAIDGEPSATGILAYTDVVIARMPRGVFRTVLDHHPDVRDQVLLRAAKIIHALTDRVRDFSMLDVRHRIYAELLRLAQPKAGAENRASISPPPTQAAIAARVSTRREAVAREMKALERAGLIERTRGALLLNDTVQLRRMIKRACTGDDTDFDVEFV
- a CDS encoding ABC transporter permease, which codes for MTDAVQAASVREAASAGSAEAWWRPVARNAFPFIVVGIAWEIVARSGMFPRKLFPTLGDIAETFWALTISGILPHHAAETILRLIAGFALAAAVGVLIGIMMGRSRRAEDYTLPLVAILAPIPGIAYAPLFLLWFGLGNFSTILLVAFVSSFPIVFNTWTGVKAVKEIWLRSAQAMGANDRRLFRHVILPGALPYILTGLRLGLAQAWRVLVGVEMLAAVSWGLGWLIFGAREFLNTDVMLCGVAVIGLIGLALEKLVFQKLEDYTLVRWGMMR
- a CDS encoding ABC transporter permease, producing MTLTSERLTSWRRAATSIIGVLVLYEIVARSGYFPAVLLPPLSKVVVTLYTSLIDGTMLHHAAATLYRVLFGMVLATIVAVPLGVLMARFKPVENFCLPLASALMPIPSLAWVPVFILWFGLGNTVAILIVFYASTFPILLNTWSGVRSVNPLWLRAAGAMGAGGQSLFWKVMIPAASPFIITGIRQAFLRAWIAVIGAEFLAASDFGLGWVIFDAKEFLNADLMLASLAVIGFIGFVFERIVFGSVEKATVMRWGMVRAAKT
- a CDS encoding ABC transporter ATP-binding protein; translated protein: MSEIEIREVSLSYDTPAGRVQGVQEVSLDIERSEFLCLVGPSGCGKSTLLNIIAGFIPPSGGEIRIGGKAVNGHGMDRGVVFQDFAQLFPWRTALGNVAFGLEMKGVAKDEREKIAREQLRLVKLEKFVASYPHHLSGGMQQRVAIARALAYNPAVLLMDEPFAALDALTRDDMQRLLADVWHETKKTVIYVTHNVAEAVYLADRVIIMTPHPGTVKSEIRIDLPRPRDPLSVEFLDYQKRLLRELGQDKANN
- a CDS encoding ABC transporter substrate-binding protein, translated to MTTDKNGITRRHYLAGTGAGLVAAGLGITPSAAEDMMVRQGYQTNIWGMPTYYLMRSGLLEKRGVKFQEFAVPSGNLTMQQMVARQVDLGTYAAQSLILGHDKGGMIGIAQIEYVGKTAAVLARKDLNITKLEELRGKKIGNQVGSSVGNVFTDTIGPSAGLKKGDWQEVRMNVNDMVAALAAKTIDAAVPVEPYNSIAEADGIANIVTDFSPYDRMPVFMAATPDFVEKNPKAMIAYLQAWLDVAKDFKEQPKKVAEVIYSFYTEKGYKMSPETFQKALARVEVNPGFPSDLAPYMQQQAEVLLREKKISAIPDWKKVLRPDLMEKARAAS
- a CDS encoding LVIVD repeat-containing protein, which produces MSESPLKSRASDSILWNFKLLAHHELAGFGGMGEGMSIQMTKDGRRIIYLAHESAPKNFTGVDVTDPRNPKIVVQTELPEAFMRSNSLEVVGDIMAVAYQTQKVGQKPAGFELFDISVPENPKSIARVDRSGPHSRGAHQLWFADGEYVHIASGAPDFEPTHPLDDQCYQIFDVRNPSKPVEAGRWWMPGTRKGDDVPPPVRHKVFDMGFRAHNTNVYPQRPDRCYLGYIDGGMYIMDISDMSRPKPIAHWDNSPPYHGFTHTILPLFDRGLLVVTDESVVDDAADWPKLIWILDGRDETNPVPIATCPLPYDAFKSRGGRFGAHNIHENKPTPYTWMSDQVVIGTFFNGGIRAYDISNPYQPKEIATFVPEAPALAPQGTIQLNDVFVDERGIVYTVDRHVGGLYILEMGF
- a CDS encoding CobW family GTP-binding protein codes for the protein MNDLFRSTDAGLFGRRLRHERGARIPVIVVTGFLGAGKTTLVKNFIESEAGHGTAIVVNEFGAAGIDDALLRSSADETVLLGNGCLCCNVRSDLQVALRKLVTDRERGLIPHFQRVVIETSGLADPGPILRTFATDRALGGEYYVEAVVTAADAVNGAATLDAFPEARRQAIMADTIVVTKTDIASSGQDAALVAQLRSLNPRARVVTSDHGDVDDSVFASDGASSLHDGEIFIAEAMHADRIVSFTLTWDRPLAWPVVARTMETLMALRGSDILRAKGILNVEGCAGPVIVQFVQHLAHPPAELQTWPDGDRISRLVFITRNIGEQDVKSLFEAVARLNPSP